In Desulfopila inferna, a single genomic region encodes these proteins:
- the moaA gene encoding GTP 3',8-cyclase MoaA, translating into MSKNHLNESRRAIDTAVPANQLIDNYHRSITYLRLSVTDRCDLRCRYCCPEKGIQLVPHDEILTFEELLRLVRIFASLGVSKYRITGGEPFARKGLLTFLKDLKQIEGVGSLYITTNGVQAGRHLDGLVSAGIDGINLSLDTLEKKRFWKITRRDRLEDVLHTLHGALQKKIPIKINSVVQDDTTDEELRALIDLGKNDPVTVRFIETMPFSGSGEIQNHDSDRLFDRLKNIFPAMEEDVNIEPSTARLFVLPRHSGKIGLIEGHSRHFCKTCNKVRITPTGMLKTCLYDNGALDLRAQLRNGCNDKELREQIIHCAQNSWVDGHAAERVSNRSSEPSMAGIGG; encoded by the coding sequence ATGTCAAAAAACCATCTGAATGAATCGCGCCGTGCTATTGATACAGCGGTGCCCGCTAACCAACTGATTGATAATTACCACAGAAGCATCACCTATCTCCGCCTCTCCGTAACTGATCGGTGTGATCTGCGCTGCCGCTATTGTTGTCCGGAGAAAGGAATCCAGCTGGTTCCCCATGATGAAATTCTCACCTTTGAAGAACTGCTAAGACTCGTCCGAATCTTCGCGTCTCTTGGAGTAAGCAAATACCGCATCACCGGTGGTGAACCTTTTGCGAGAAAAGGGCTGCTTACCTTCCTCAAGGATTTGAAGCAGATCGAGGGTGTAGGATCTCTCTATATTACTACAAACGGGGTGCAGGCAGGCAGACATCTGGATGGACTGGTGTCCGCCGGTATTGACGGCATTAATCTCAGCCTCGACACCCTGGAAAAAAAACGATTCTGGAAAATAACCAGGCGTGATCGTCTTGAAGATGTTCTGCACACACTTCATGGAGCATTGCAGAAAAAAATACCCATCAAAATAAACAGCGTCGTCCAGGATGATACCACTGACGAAGAGCTCAGAGCTCTGATTGATCTCGGCAAAAACGATCCGGTGACTGTTCGATTTATTGAGACCATGCCTTTTTCCGGGTCCGGAGAGATACAGAATCACGACAGCGATCGTCTTTTTGACCGGTTGAAGAACATCTTTCCTGCCATGGAGGAAGACGTGAATATTGAACCCTCGACGGCAAGGCTTTTTGTCCTCCCCCGGCACAGTGGGAAAATCGGCCTGATCGAAGGCCACTCCAGGCATTTTTGTAAAACATGCAATAAGGTGCGGATAACTCCGACCGGAATGTTGAAGACCTGCCTCTATGATAACGGTGCACTGGATCTCAGAGCCCAGTTGCGCAACGGTTGCAACGACAAGGAACTACGAGAACAAATCATCCATTGTGCACAAAACAGTTGGGTTGATGGTCATGCGGCGGAGCGTGTATCCAATAGATCCTCGGAGCCGTCAATGGCCGGAATAGGAGGCTGA
- a CDS encoding molybdopterin molybdotransferase MoeA, which yields MKENNTHTAQKTKTISIAEALAIIKENIPEAAQKKCSLEEGIGKYLAEDITALEPSPRYTNSAMDGFAVRWQDVEEVHPDSPVSLKIIGESQAGMQYTDTVGQGEAVRISTGAVVAPGCDTVIRVEDTRDQGDFVEIHAVKCQGQDIRYRGEEFQEGELLLRRGTKITAARAALLASIGVGKVTVFQPCRVAILVTGSELVSVGESIADDQIRDSNMIMLWAAVREAGGEVVSCIRVSDDEDATRLAIAEASADIVLCSGGISVGRHDHVKNAAAANGFDTLFWGIRQKPGKPLYFARRGKTLLFGLPGNPVSAFMCYTHYVRPVIASLNSLSFGWPMVSGEAVADIHNNGKRTNMIRVQLQWRPNGGYSITHAAKQGSHMLTSLAYADGYIILEPDQKLERGERIDVYKYDFIRELV from the coding sequence ATGAAAGAAAACAATACTCACACCGCGCAGAAGACTAAAACCATATCAATCGCCGAAGCATTGGCGATCATCAAGGAAAATATTCCCGAAGCCGCACAGAAAAAATGTTCATTGGAGGAGGGTATTGGGAAGTATCTGGCTGAGGACATCACTGCCCTGGAGCCGTCTCCACGGTATACCAATTCGGCAATGGACGGCTTTGCAGTGCGCTGGCAGGATGTCGAAGAGGTACATCCCGATTCTCCGGTGTCTTTGAAGATTATCGGAGAGAGCCAGGCCGGTATGCAGTACACCGACACGGTCGGGCAGGGCGAGGCGGTGCGGATTTCGACCGGAGCCGTTGTCGCTCCAGGCTGCGACACCGTTATCCGGGTAGAGGATACGCGTGATCAGGGTGATTTTGTGGAAATTCACGCTGTCAAATGCCAGGGTCAGGATATTCGTTACCGGGGTGAGGAATTTCAGGAGGGTGAGCTGCTGCTGCGCAGGGGCACGAAAATCACCGCTGCCCGGGCTGCTCTGCTGGCATCCATCGGTGTCGGTAAAGTTACGGTTTTTCAACCGTGCAGGGTCGCCATTCTGGTTACCGGATCGGAGCTCGTCTCTGTTGGCGAGAGCATTGCCGATGACCAGATTAGGGATTCGAATATGATCATGCTTTGGGCGGCTGTCCGTGAGGCCGGCGGAGAAGTGGTGAGCTGCATCCGTGTTTCCGACGATGAGGACGCCACCCGGCTGGCCATTGCAGAAGCCTCGGCTGATATTGTACTCTGCAGCGGAGGAATTTCCGTTGGCCGCCATGATCATGTCAAAAACGCCGCTGCGGCAAACGGCTTTGACACCCTTTTCTGGGGAATCCGGCAAAAGCCTGGAAAACCATTATATTTTGCCCGCAGAGGAAAAACTCTGTTGTTTGGATTACCGGGCAATCCCGTCTCCGCCTTCATGTGCTATACTCACTATGTCAGGCCGGTGATTGCCTCGCTGAACAGTCTGTCCTTCGGCTGGCCCATGGTTTCGGGAGAAGCGGTTGCCGATATCCATAACAACGGTAAACGTACCAATATGATTCGCGTTCAGCTGCAGTGGCGGCCTAATGGCGGCTACTCCATAACACATGCCGCCAAGCAGGGCTCTCATATGCTGACATCGCTTGCATATGCCGATGGCTATATAATCCTGGAGCCGGACCAGAAGTTGGAGCGGGGAGAGCGCATTGATGTATACAAATATGATTTTATTAGAGAACTTGTTTGA
- a CDS encoding MOSC domain-containing protein, producing MGYVEAVCTSAKKGMIKKEQEKVVMKTEWGIETDAHAGDWHRQVSLLAGESIDAVKDIMPTLKKGAFAENIITRGVDLSAVAIGDRLKIGNDVTLEITQIGKECHNSGCAIKKLTGDCIMPKEGIFARVIAGGEVKAKDTIFLLH from the coding sequence ATGGGGTATGTGGAAGCGGTCTGTACCAGCGCAAAGAAAGGCATGATTAAGAAGGAACAGGAGAAGGTCGTCATGAAGACGGAATGGGGCATAGAGACGGATGCTCATGCTGGAGACTGGCACCGCCAGGTCTCCCTGCTGGCCGGCGAAAGTATTGATGCGGTCAAAGATATCATGCCGACCCTGAAAAAGGGCGCCTTTGCCGAGAATATCATTACCCGGGGTGTGGATTTAAGTGCAGTCGCCATCGGAGACCGCCTGAAAATCGGCAATGATGTCACTCTGGAAATCACCCAGATCGGCAAGGAATGCCATAACAGCGGTTGCGCCATAAAGAAGCTGACCGGTGACTGCATAATGCCGAAAGAAGGAATCTTCGCGAGAGTTATAGCAGGTGGAGAAGTAAAAGCCAAAGATACCATTTTCCTGCTGCATTAG
- a CDS encoding TOBE domain-containing protein produces the protein MPQNTHGRLVAVADTDAEHYLDSGQLSVLEQSFRNWIDESNRADIRLSRRRVFLIFLLIRYAGAKLNEILALHPYKDIDWSDHYILFRDTGDGEQSEPREVQIPETLSREVKDILSDPAFQKMSGGGLDVDPGFVRRKLYERAESCGFLKKLGGPEMLRKARAVELMRSSMPLPAVQMMLGHSTPNLTSSYVSFSREEIRKVARTFMEKESMRKTSARNSFFGKVEIIDRGDIQTRITIKTIDGFIITTIITNHSLERLGLSQGKLITAEVKAPSVILHGGDTASSCSAENRLKGKVTRITKGEINTECIVTVSETTEICAVVSSAENQSISLREGEEIWAMFNCFSVVLHAE, from the coding sequence ATGCCCCAAAATACCCATGGCCGCCTGGTTGCTGTCGCCGATACCGATGCGGAACATTATTTGGACAGCGGCCAATTATCCGTCCTCGAACAGTCTTTCCGGAATTGGATTGATGAATCGAACCGCGCCGATATACGTTTGTCCCGCCGCAGAGTATTTCTAATCTTCCTGCTCATCCGTTACGCTGGAGCTAAGCTGAACGAAATACTGGCGTTACACCCATACAAAGACATCGACTGGTCTGATCATTACATTCTCTTTCGGGATACGGGCGATGGGGAACAGAGCGAGCCGAGGGAGGTCCAGATTCCCGAGACGCTTTCGCGGGAAGTCAAAGATATTTTAAGCGATCCCGCGTTTCAGAAAATGTCGGGAGGTGGGCTGGATGTCGATCCCGGTTTTGTGCGCCGCAAGCTTTATGAACGCGCCGAGTCCTGCGGATTTCTCAAAAAGTTGGGAGGCCCGGAGATGCTCCGCAAAGCCCGGGCAGTGGAGTTGATGCGCAGCAGCATGCCCCTGCCGGCGGTCCAGATGATGCTGGGCCACTCGACGCCGAATCTGACCTCTTCCTACGTATCCTTCTCCAGGGAAGAAATCCGCAAGGTTGCCAGGACATTCATGGAAAAGGAATCCATGCGTAAAACCAGTGCACGGAATTCCTTCTTCGGCAAGGTTGAAATTATTGACAGGGGTGACATTCAGACACGGATCACCATAAAGACCATTGACGGTTTCATCATCACCACAATCATTACCAATCACAGCCTGGAAAGACTGGGCCTGAGTCAAGGCAAGTTGATTACCGCCGAGGTCAAGGCGCCTTCGGTTATTCTGCACGGCGGCGATACCGCATCTTCCTGCAGCGCGGAAAACAGGTTGAAAGGGAAGGTAACCAGGATAACAAAGGGAGAAATCAATACAGAATGTATCGTTACTGTTTCCGAGACAACGGAAATCTGTGCTGTAGTTTCTTCGGCTGAAAATCAGAGCATCAGCCTGCGGGAAGGAGAAGAGATCTGGGCAATGTTCAACTGTTTTTCCGTGGTACTGCATGCAGAGTAG
- a CDS encoding sulfite exporter TauE/SafE family protein: MFFQTAGIEVAVWIPPLVAFVISFFTSMGGVSGAFLLLPFQMSVLGYTTPSVSATNQLFNIVAIPSGVYRYWKEGRMVWPLTWVVVAGTLPGVFAGAFIRIAYLPDPQTFKIFAAAVLFYIGFRMARDLIDAKKGKADTKDAGEKRFQEMVRRHRAKVAVRKYAHADPSAVRVTHFNLKRLGYTFYEESFDVSFWSIFLLSLIVGVVGGIYGIGGGSIIAPFFITFLGLPVYTVAGAALMGTFVTSIAGVIFYQAIAPFYPNLAVAPDWLLGILFGIGGMAGMYFGARCQKFVPAKTIKWMLAAIIASTAVKYLVDFFYG, from the coding sequence ATGTTTTTTCAAACCGCTGGAATTGAAGTGGCCGTATGGATTCCTCCGCTCGTCGCTTTTGTAATTTCATTTTTCACCTCCATGGGCGGCGTATCCGGCGCCTTTCTGCTTCTGCCGTTCCAGATGTCCGTTCTGGGCTATACCACTCCCTCGGTCAGCGCCACCAACCAGCTGTTCAACATAGTAGCCATACCGAGCGGAGTTTATCGTTACTGGAAGGAAGGCCGGATGGTCTGGCCCCTGACCTGGGTTGTTGTTGCCGGTACTCTGCCCGGTGTCTTTGCCGGGGCTTTTATACGGATTGCCTATCTGCCTGATCCGCAGACCTTCAAGATATTTGCCGCCGCCGTCCTGTTCTATATCGGTTTTAGAATGGCTCGGGACCTGATTGACGCAAAGAAGGGCAAAGCTGATACTAAAGACGCCGGCGAGAAACGTTTTCAGGAGATGGTACGCCGCCATCGCGCCAAGGTTGCAGTCAGGAAGTATGCGCATGCCGATCCTTCCGCGGTCAGGGTCACCCATTTTAATTTGAAGCGGCTTGGCTACACCTTCTATGAAGAAAGCTTTGATGTCTCCTTTTGGAGCATCTTCCTTCTCAGTCTCATTGTCGGCGTTGTCGGAGGAATTTACGGCATCGGCGGTGGTTCCATCATCGCGCCGTTTTTCATCACCTTTTTAGGATTGCCGGTCTATACGGTTGCCGGGGCGGCTTTGATGGGCACGTTCGTCACCTCGATTGCCGGTGTGATCTTCTATCAGGCCATCGCCCCGTTTTATCCGAATCTTGCCGTGGCCCCGGACTGGCTGCTGGGAATTCTCTTCGGCATAGGCGGCATGGCGGGAATGTATTTCGGTGCCCGTTGCCAGAAATTCGTTCCGGCGAAAACCATCAAGTGGATGCTTGCCGCCATTATCGCGTCGACGGCGGTTAAATACCTGGTGGATTTCTTCTATGGCTGA
- a CDS encoding 4Fe-4S dicluster domain-containing protein encodes MVTFSFLTGFIKESSFEVEVDSRLCLRNRLNSCRCSLCIDDCPANALNYSDKRIQLDQSKCTECMLCTSACPNDAFTPGYDFGGELIAFEQSKDEVVNFSCPRQKDFSAGEKVVPCLGIFSYEALLFLGSSSKKRAVYFNAVSCSFCTNMAASLAFRRMLERLRRQAGSILCTDLIIRDGYANDGRATDRRSFLGVLKKGAFAAAKSSLPAHPPQSNDSHDTRRIPLKTKLLQKSLQNLADDVPPSLAAAFSPDLSINAACVPCPRCSGICPTGALKLSGAAKQKILIFRPERCSSCGLCIAFCKHNALSLSSPYQPPADSLDS; translated from the coding sequence ATGGTTACCTTCTCTTTTTTGACAGGCTTTATTAAAGAATCGAGTTTTGAAGTGGAAGTGGACTCCCGCCTCTGCCTTCGAAACAGGCTGAACAGCTGCAGATGCAGCCTATGTATAGATGATTGCCCGGCAAACGCCTTGAATTATAGCGATAAGCGAATTCAGCTGGATCAAAGCAAATGCACAGAGTGTATGCTTTGCACGTCCGCATGCCCGAACGACGCATTCACCCCAGGATATGATTTTGGCGGAGAGCTTATCGCCTTCGAGCAGAGTAAAGATGAAGTTGTTAACTTTTCATGCCCTCGCCAAAAGGATTTTTCGGCAGGGGAGAAGGTTGTTCCCTGTCTCGGTATTTTTTCCTATGAAGCCTTACTGTTCCTGGGAAGTTCTTCAAAAAAGAGGGCCGTCTATTTCAATGCCGTTTCCTGCTCCTTCTGTACAAATATGGCGGCTTCTCTTGCTTTCAGGAGAATGCTCGAGCGCCTGCGCCGACAGGCCGGCTCGATTCTTTGCACGGATTTAATCATACGGGATGGGTATGCAAACGATGGCCGGGCTACGGACCGGAGATCATTTCTTGGAGTCCTTAAAAAAGGCGCTTTCGCCGCTGCAAAATCGTCACTGCCGGCGCACCCTCCGCAGAGCAATGATTCTCACGACACCCGGAGAATTCCTTTGAAGACAAAATTGCTGCAGAAAAGCCTGCAGAATCTTGCCGACGATGTTCCCCCCTCCCTTGCCGCAGCCTTCAGCCCTGATCTGAGCATAAATGCTGCCTGTGTGCCATGTCCGCGCTGTTCCGGCATCTGTCCCACAGGTGCTCTCAAGCTCAGCGGAGCGGCAAAACAAAAAATATTGATATTCAGGCCGGAGAGGTGCAGCAGTTGCGGGCTTTGCATCGCTTTCTGCAAGCACAATGCCTTATCGCTGTCCAGTCCCTACCAACCTCCTGCCGATTCACTGGATAGCTGA
- a CDS encoding TorD/DmsD family molecular chaperone, translating into MTTHDTQQISRAGDCFRLLSACFYEPDKALFLEQKVCDNLAMLLEGFSPIAATSARLMSESLLNQDQEQLVLDHAALFVGPFELHAAPYGSIYLEKKREVMGESTIKVMKFYRDAGLEVEENEPADHIAIELEFMSFLCGEESRTAAEGRTAEAERYRNFRLDFFTACLQTWVDDFCGAIRAGTTNVFYLSLADCLAGFLTSQQKCIDKAA; encoded by the coding sequence CCGGGCCGGCGATTGCTTCAGGCTCCTGTCCGCCTGCTTCTATGAACCGGACAAAGCTCTCTTCCTGGAGCAGAAGGTATGCGATAATCTGGCCATGCTCCTGGAAGGGTTTTCACCGATTGCAGCCACCTCCGCCAGGCTGATGTCCGAGAGCCTGCTCAACCAGGATCAGGAACAGTTGGTTCTGGATCATGCAGCCCTCTTTGTCGGACCATTTGAGCTTCATGCCGCCCCCTACGGTTCCATCTATCTGGAAAAGAAGCGTGAGGTAATGGGTGAATCCACCATCAAAGTCATGAAATTTTATCGGGATGCGGGTTTAGAGGTAGAGGAAAACGAACCTGCGGATCATATAGCCATTGAACTTGAGTTTATGTCCTTTCTTTGTGGAGAGGAGAGCCGGACTGCCGCAGAAGGCCGGACTGCCGAAGCTGAAAGGTATAGGAATTTCCGACTCGACTTTTTTACAGCATGTCTGCAAACCTGGGTGGATGATTTTTGCGGGGCGATTCGGGCCGGAACCACCAATGTATTTTATTTATCCCTTGCAGATTGTCTTGCCGGTTTTTTGACATCTCAGCAGAAATGCATAGATAAAGCCGCCTGA